In Bacteroidota bacterium, the genomic window ACACACTGGCACCGCTGGGCCGATGGCGACAGCACGCGTATTCTGAATTATGTCTTCCCGGTCTCGACAGATACAATGCGCACCGATCTGCTATTGATCGATACGATTATCGATCAATATGAAGCATGGTTCGGGCCTTATCCATTCCGGCGAGAGAAATACGGCACATGTCAATGGCATGGCGGCGGAATGGAGAATCAAACCCTCTCATTCTGTAACGATGCGGATTGGAGTCTCCTCGCACACGAAACGGCACACCAGTGGTTCGGCGATGGTATTACTTGCAAAACGTGGAATGATTGCTGGCTCAATGAAGGCTTTGCGACTTATGTAACGGATCTATTTGGAAGGCGGCGCTTTGGACAGTCATGGGTGGACACTGATTTCTCCCTCGCGGAAGCGTACGTGACCGAAGTGACGGATGGCAGGGTCCACCAGACGGATAGTGTGTTCCAGAATGCTCCGGATGATTACCAGCGCGGTAAACGCGTGTTGGATGGCCGATTGGTGTACGCAAAACCGGGTCTCGTTCTTCACATGCTGAATTACGTTCTCGGAAGCGACACTGCCTTCTATCGCTGCGTCCGCGAATATATGATGGGTCCCCTGCGGTATGGCGTCGCCTCAACGGAGGACTTTCGAGCTGCCATCGAAAGAGCTAGCGGCAAAGATCTCAAGTGGTTTTTCGATGAATGGATCTATGGAGATGGTTTCCCACAATACTCCATCGCGTGGTCCGAGCAAGATTCTCTTGTTTCGGTCGCGATCAGTCAGCGCGGGTCATCACCGAATAGTCCGTTCTTTGTCATGCCGATCGAGTTGCGGTTTACCGGCCCTGGGCTCGATACGATGGTTCAGGTATGGAATAACCATCCTCTTCAGTCGTATGTTTTTCAACTATCAAAACCAGCTTCCCTGATCACGTTCGACCCACATAATTGGCTGCTTGATGGCGCTTCACCGCGGAGCATGCTGGTCCAGTCGTCGCCAAACAACCCTGCTAGACTATCTGTAATGCGGGAAAGCAACGGAACGTATCAATTTACTTTCAATCTATTCGGTGCACCGAATGTCTGGCTTGAAATCTATGACGTAATGGGCCGGAGTGTCGGGTTTGTCGATGGCGGGATGATGGCAAACGGCACGGAGTCACTCCAATGGATTCCCAATGGTCTCGCAAGTGGCGTTTACTTTGGCAGGCTGACCACAGGATCGGGCATATCCACGATCCCGTTCGTGCTTGCTCCTTAAAAGAGTATCTTCATTCCAGCGGCGAAATCTGGTCGACCCGTGCTGCTGAAAAGACCGGATATATTCGATGTTCCTAAATCCAAAAAGAACGCATTCCCGATCCCGGCTCCGAGGGCAACCGTCAGTGACGTTGTTCCTTCTTGCGTGGTGATTCCTACTGCGGTGTGGAATGCGATCGAGGTACTGGGACGGTCAAAGATCGCCGCGAGACCAAAACGTCCCTTTTGCGGCGAACCTACGACATCGGTAAATCCGTAGGCAAATTCGGACGCTACCGAAAGCGAGGAGTTTGGGATGTCAATTCCAAGAACACTAAGATCAAGCGCGGCGGCGATGTGCAAGGTGGTTGGCAAGGACGAGGTAAATGGTGCGTCCGTTGTATCGAGCTTACCACCAAGCTGTTTCAAATAGGAGCGGATCGAATCCTCACTGAATGATCCGCCGCCTTGTGGCTGGGTATATATGATAACATTCGCACTGTCCTGCCTCCTGACATCGGTATGGCTCGTCCAACGGATCGACCCGATGTCAGTAACACTGAGGCCAAATCGCCAACGAGGAGACTGTCCCGCCACCGGCGTTTCCGAAACGGCAATAGCCGGACTGACCCCGATTCCGGAACCAGCGGTCGAACCACTCAGCAAATCAAGACTCAATCCGTTCGGGAGCTTTCCATTGAAGGCATCCGAGGTCGAGAATTGGATGGAGTACTGCGTTTGGATATTGGTGTGTGATTGCGGCGGGTTCGGAATCCCTGGCTCATGGAAGCTTACGAACGACGATGGATTGACTCGCATGTATGCGATGCCCTGCACGTAGCTCAGTGTAAGTCCCCCCGCGATGTCAGCATCTCCTGGCTCACTGCCTGCAAAGAATGTCTTGCCATAACTGATACCGTATTCATTATACCACACGCCTTGCACGTCGACTTGCTGAGGTGGTAATATGGTGCCGAGCACGAAGTTTGCGGTATCCTGGGGCGGATGCACATAGTTGAGAAGGGCGTCCGGTATGACAGACCGAAATGCTGCGTGGACATCCCAGGTAACAGCGAATGTTCCAATGGATGCGGTGGAAAAGGAAAGTCCGAAAATTCGAGCGCTTAGATCAGCGGAAACTTGATTGTGATAGAATTGATCCAGCAGCGTGCTATTGCCAGTGACAGAATCGGTTTTAAAGGCGCTCGAAATATTATTGATGGAAGAAAGACTCGATCCGCTGCTAATCCCAAAAGAGGAAATAGGCGCGATCACCAATTCAAATGCTCTTGGAGTGCCATAGGCAAGGAGCGCGGGATTCAGTCCGACGGCGTCAAGGCCTCGAGCCGTGACGGCATACGTTCGCCCGGCGCCATGAGCGAACGGTGCGAGCCGTTCCACGCCCTCCTGGGCGTTAGCCGATAGAGCGATACAGAGAAGCGGGAGCAAGAGAACAAGTCGTTTGACCATAATCAGTTATCGTGTGCGAACCATTAATCGTTCGAGTTCAGGAATCGTCCGGGGCGAGTTTCGAGACAAAATTTCCGGGCCCGTTGGTGTGATCAAGATGTCATCTTCAATGCGGCACCCAATGTTCCACCATTTTCGGTCGCAAGGACTTCCTTCCGGAATATAGATTCCCGGTTCAACGGTTAGTACATTCCCTGACCGAAGTGGTCCTCCGGTCCCTGCATCATGTACATCGAGCCCGAGGTAATGGGATGTGCCATGCATGAAGTATTGACGATACTCGTTGGAATCCTTGATGATTCCAAGTCGCAAAAGTCCGCGAACAATTACGCGGCGCGCGGCGAAATGCGCGGCCCAAAACGCAGCGCCAGCCTGACACGCCTGAATGCCGCTATCTTGAGCTTCGAGCACGAGCGAATATATGGTGCGCTGCTCCGGCGTGAACTGTCCCGATATGGGAAAGCTCCGCGTTACATCCGCGGCATAGCCGTGATATTCCGCGCCCATATCCATCTCGATAAAATCGCCGGGCTGTGTCTGCCGGCGGTTTGTCTCATAGTGGAGAATCGTGGAGTTCGGTCCACTTCCAACAATGCAAGGATATGCGGTATACTCCGCGCCATTCTCCGTAAAGATCGACTCCGCGAGTCCCTGAATCTGATATTCGTACCATCCCGGACGCGCCTTGCGAATCACTGCATTATGCGCCTCATTTGAAATGGCAATTGCTCGCCGCATCAGGCGAAGTTCCTCTGGCATTTTCACTTCGCGTAATTCCGCAAGGACTTTCGAAAGCCGAGTACTTGTGATTACTTTGTAGGGATTCTCAACAGAGGGCATAGACTCATTCGGGGCACTCATGTAAACAGGATCGCTCTCCGGCTTCAGTCCAATAGGTCGATAATACAGTGAATCAGAATGAGGGAGGAGTCTCTGCAAGTAGTCATTTAGGCTGTCAATCGGCAATGCAGATTCCGGACGGAGTACGGCCAATGCGCCTTCCGGTCCGAGCCGCTTGCCAGTCCATGTCTCTTGCTTCGGATCGCGCTGCTGAACAAACAGAATTTCGTGGACCCCGTGTCCAGCGACTGAGATCGGATCTTTGCTCAGAATGAGAGCGCTCTTTGGCTCCAGACAACCGGTGAGATAATAGAAATTTGGGTCTTCATGGAATTCGTAGTCGATGTCATTGGAGCGTACCTTTTCACGGGTGGATAATAGGACTGCAACCGAATGTGGCGCCATCGAATCGAGCACGCACTTCCGCCGGTTGGCATGAAACGAGGGTGGCAGACGGTCCACATCGTACAAACCATACTTATGCAAAGTATCGAGCGATACTTCATGCCCCAGGTCCTGGGCAATGCTCATACCAGGAACAAGAAGCAAAAACTGTAATACCAGGAGGGCGGAGAGACGCTGCATGGATTAGGATGGAATGCGATCGATTTCTTGAGCGACATCGAAATCGCTCTGCGTGATTCCACCGGCCGAATGTGTCGATAGCATGACCTGAACGTATTTATAATCATGCAACAGAAGATCGGGATGATGATCGTGGCGCTCAGCTATTTCCGCGATCTCTTGAATGAAGCTTGTGGAATCCACGAAGTCTTTGCGCTCGAAATTCTTCTCGATCTGTGGCTTCGCGGAGTTGTAGCTCCAACCCGTCAATGGTGTGAGCTTCGCCGTGATTTGCTCGGTGCTTAATCGGTCTTTTGGGGTCAGCGGCATAATGTTCGAAATAGAAGTGCGAATAATTGATAAACCTACTCTGTGTAAGAAGAATCCAGGTACTTTGTGCGTTCAAGGATCTTCGGAGCCTTACCTTTGTCGAAGTCGATTGAATCGCTATTTCCGATTTTTCAGAATCCACTCAGCAAAATCTCGAAAGGCACCGTTTCCCCCAGTGGCCTTCGCAATATAGTGGGCCACGGCCTTTGCTTCTGGCATGGCATCCGCCGGAGAACATGTCAATCCTTCCTGGCGGATTACGGCCATAACTTCCACGTCATTCAGATCATCACCGATGTATGCCAGTTGGCTGACTTCAAACCCGGTCTCACTGAGCACTCGGGATAGCTCCTCGCGCTTATTCCAGATTCCAGGAAAATAGAATGGAAGTTTCAATTGCTTCGAGCGCGCCTCGACACGCGGAGATGCCTCGCGAGTCATCATCGCCGTTGAGATACCCATATCACGCAGCCGTTCCATCCCCATTCCGTCCCGAATACTGAAGCGCTTGAGTTCCTCACCCATCGCCGAGTAATAGACGCCAGTATCGGTAAGGACACCGTCGACATCCGTAAGCACGAGCTTTATCTGTCGCGCTCGGCGGCGAATTTCAGCAAGGGTCAGCTTCTTAGATTGTGGCATGTACTGCAACAGGGTTCAGTCGATCGAAGCCTCAACACAATCCTGGAATATCGAGTGTCTCATGTGCGGCCCGTAGACCTGACCGCAGTCTAGTCGTTCTTGCGATTCCGCTTACTTTTGGATTCACTGCCCATAGAGCCTTGGCGTCGGGATTCCGTTCGGCGGTTTGTGCTTCGGTCAGTATGCAGCCCGTGGCGGTTGTCCTTCGTCGCAGCGCCGATTGCACGTCCAACCGCACCACTGCGAGCATCGCCTCGGGTAGTGTCACGAGGGGCTCTACTCAACATTCGCCCTTCTTCGGATTGTGGACCGTGGGGTTGTCGGGCCGATTTAGTGGATTTGGGGTTCATTCCTCGCTTTGCGTCGTTAATCATAAGTATTCCTTCAATTGTTGTCAGCCGTATTCCTATCCCACCTATTTGTTGAACAAAGTGCGTTCCGAAAATTCGTGAAATCCAGAATTCAGAGGCTCAAAGCGGAATATTCGCAGATCATTTTGCGGCAACCGTTCATTCTTTCCATCCGGAGTGCAACCCATGCGAATATTATTCGATGGACTTTGACGACCGAAGCGGGGGAGTCTTTTCCTGGAGAGTCCGTACCGGTGCAATATGTGACCGGCGAGACTCCTGAGTCCGTGCTCGAGCTTGCACCGAAGCTCGATGCGATGGTTCGAGGCGAGCAAATTGGCGATTGGCTTGCGATCAGTCGCGGAATGGAGCGGGCTTTCCCGGAGCATCCGGCCGCTCGTGCTGGTGTCGAAATCGCACTGCTAAATGCCTTTGCTGCAAAGGCTGGGATTTCCGCACAGACATTACTCGGCGCCGCAAAGGCAGAGGTTGAAACGGACATCACGATCTCGCGGCTTCCGAACGCCCTTGAGGTTGCTTGCGAAGCCTACAATGATGACTTTCGGATTTTTAAGCTCAAGGTTGGGGGCGGTAGCGTGGAAGAAGACTTGGACCGCATTGCTGGCATAGCGAATGCGCTCCCCGACGCCAGGTTCCGGTTGGATGCGAATCAATCATTGACTGTTAGGAGTACCATGGATCTGCTGGATTCTCTGCAGCACGCCGGAATCGAAATTGAACTTATGGAACAGCCTGTCCCAAAGGAGGATATCCGAGCACTCGACGAGGTTTCGCGTCTCACAGCAGTGCCCATTATTGCCGATGAAGGATGCCGCAATGCTCGCGAGGCCTATCGGCTATTCGCGGAGACCAACGTACAAGGAGTGAATATCAAATTGATGAAGTCCGGCATCCTCGGTGCGCTCGATACGATTGCCATCGCGAAGGCCGCAAATCGGAAGCTGATGATCGGTTGCATGCTCGAAGGCGAAATCGGAATGGCGGCGAGTGTAGCGCTCGCGTGTGGATCTGGCATGTTCGACTACATCGATCTCGATGGTCATCTCTTGGTGGACTATGGTCATAGGACGTCCTTGTTCCGGGCCAATGGTCCGAAGCTCTCCACGTGGTGACCCTAAAAGACTTCCTGGAAATAGAATATCGATTCCCGACGTTCACAGATCATGCGAATTGCCATTGGCTCCGATACAGCGACAGAGTTAACAGAAGCACTCATTCTCGAACTTGAAAAGCGAGGGCATGAAAGAATCGAATTCGGTCCACTGAACAAAGGCGACGCTGGACGTGACTGGCCGCTTGTCGCCGAGGATGTTGCGCGGGCTGTTGCCGAACAACGAGCCGATGAAGGCATTGTTTGCTGCTGGACCGGAACGGGTGTTGCGATCGCGGCGAACAAGATTGCCGGCATTCGCGCGGCGCTGATTGCCGATGCCGAAACAGCTCGCGGCGCTCGAATCTTCAATCACGCCAATATCCTCGCGCTTAGTCTCCGCTCTACGACCGTCCCAATCATGCAGGAGATTTTGGACGCATGGTTTTCTACGCCAGTCAACGAGGGCGAAGCACAGACCGAATGGAATCGGGCACAGATCGAACGAATCCGCGCGATGGAGCAGACACTATAGAAGTTTTAGGTTCGCGAATTTCAGCATCAGGTTTTTGCGCCCGAACTTGGCAAACTCGACAGTTGCTTTTGCCTTTTCGCCTCGTCCGGCAACTTCCAGGACCCGGCCCTCGCCAAACGTCTCATGGTAGACGCGGACGCCGCGATGAATAGTCTCTTCGGTCTGCGAATAGTTGGTCGGACTATCCCCATCGATGTAAGGTCCAGCAGCAGTCTCCTGCCGCGATAATGGATCGCGTTCGCGGCGCTTGCGAGTGAAGGTTCGGCCATTGACTTGCGGTGAGCCGGAGAGCAGGTAAGAGGTCTCGCGCTGGTATTCGGTCGCCGGCTGCCGCTCGCGTGGCTTCGTCCCGTAACTTGTCACCCGCTCAGTTGAGCCCGATGGCTCCAATTCTTCGACGAATCGCGAGGGCATTTCGCGGACGGTTTCGCCAAATCGCAAGCGCGCCAGTGCATAATAAATGTAGCACTTGCTCTTTGCGCGTGTAATACCCACATAGAGCAATCGGCGCTCTTCCTCCAGGGCCTTTGCGTCATCTTTGGATGCCTGACTTGGAAACAGCCCCTCCTCGAGTCCCGTGATGCAAACGACAGGGAATTCCAGACCCTTAGCTGCGTGCAGTGTCATCATGGTGACGGTATTCTTCGAACCATCGACAGTGTCGACTTCACTGACCAGTGCGACTTCTTCTAGGAAGGTCTCGAGCTTGGCTTCCGGTTTTTCGTGAAAGTAGTCGGTGATCGCCGAAAGGAATTCCTGAATGTTCTCGCGGCGGGCCAGCGAGTCCATTGTGTTCTCGAGCTTCAGGTCCTGGAGAATATTTGTCTCATCGATCAGCGCCCGCATCAGCTCGCCCGGAGACATCTGTTCCTTGAGGGCAGAGTAGCGCTGAATCAGGCGGACAAATTCACGGATCTTGCCGGCGATTCGGGGCTGAATCGCAGTGACGAAATCAATCGATTCCAGCGCGGCAAGCATTGTGATTCCGTGATCTCGCGCGTACGCCTGGATACGCTCGAGCGTCGTCTGACCAATGCCGCGCGCCGGGTAATTAATGACGCGCATGAGACTCTCGGTATCGGTCGGATTCACAAGCAGCCGCACGTAGCCCAGGACATCTTTAATTTCCTTGCGCTTGTAGAATGCCGTGCCGCCTACAATCGTATATGGAATTCCTTGGCGTCTCAGGGCATCTTCGAGGGCGCGGCTCTGGGCATTTGTCCGGTAGAGAATCGCGAAATCTCGAAGATCGAGTTTCTCCTTTCGCGCTTCATCCTCGATTGCTCGGACGACCGCGCTTGCCTCATCGCGTTCGTCCATGCACTCGATGATGCGCACGGGATCGCCGTGTGGATTATTGGTAAAGAGGGTCTTGGGAATTTGGCCCTTGTTGTTCTTGATCAGCTCGCCGGCCGTGGCGAGGATGTTCTTCGTTGAACGGTAATTTTGTTCCAACCGGAAGATCTTGGCTTCGGGCCAGTCACGTTCGAAATCGAGGATATTTCCGATGTCCGCACCCCGAAAGGCATAGATCGATTGTGCGTCATCGCCGACCACGGTAAGATTTCTGCTTTGCGCCGCCAGTCGCTTGATGATCGCATACTGTGCGCGGTTCGTGTCCTGATACTCATCGACGAGGACATATCGAAATTTGTTTTGGTATTCGATCAGGACCTCGGGATGCGCATCGAAGAGATCGATCGTTTTGAGAAGCAGGTCGTCGAAATCCATCGCATTCGATGATTTCAGCACCCGGACATATTCGGGATAGATCTGGGCGACCTGCTCTGCAAAAAAATCGCGCGCCAGTCGTTGATACTCTTCGGGATACACCAACTGGTTCTTTGCACTTGAAATGCGGGAGCGAACCGCATTGGGATTGAATTGCTCTTTCGAAATCGAAAGGCCATTCATGACCTGCTTGATTGCCGAAAGCGAGTCGTCTGAATCGTAGATCGTAAAGCTGGAAGTGTACCCGATTTCCTTCGCATGGCGCCTAAGCAGCCTGGCGAACACGGAGTGGAATGTACCCATCCACAGCGCCGACGCCCATTCTGGCTCGACCATTCCGGAAATTCGCTCCTTCATCTCTCGCGCCGCTTTATTAGTGAAGGTCAGTGAGAGGATTTGCCATGGTTTTACCCCATTTTCCAGCAGGAAGGCGATTCGATGGGTAAGCACGCGGGTTTTTCCCGAACCGGCACCGGCCACGATCATCGTGGGGCCATTCGAGTTACGGACTGCTTCTAATTGGGCCTCGTTCAGGCCGGATAAAATATTGGGCATTCGTTAGGGGAGTGCAAAATAACTTCCGGGCAAGTCGAGTGCCCGGAACTCGCTACTATTCTTGAGTGATTTCAGGATTTCACGCGAATTCATCTCTAATGGTTCTGATCAATAACCAGGCAGGATGCTCTCCTCTATGAATACTCAAGCAGATTCCGATGATCGGACCGGCATCGAGCGGGCGTTCGATGTCATTCGCCATCATACCGTCCACACTCGTGGGTACGTTCTCACAGCACTGAAGCTCATCGATGAGTTCGGCACCGAAGAAGATAAAGCATTGCTGAGTGATCTCTTGCGCAATGGGCCCCCCGCACCACCTCTGCCACCGGCAAATTCTCGCTCGAAGAAACAGAAAGCAACTCAAGCGAGCTAATCACGATGGATCGTGTCTACGGGTAGTTGAACTCGCGGAGCTCCGCCAAACGCTCCCGCGCCAGGTATCGGCTGCTCCTGCGGCTTCAAGGTCTTTTCGTTCGTGCGAGAGCCCGATTCCAACGCTCCGCTGGGCGCCAGGATTACGGGGTGCAGAATGTGATAATGCTCGAGATTTTGATCGCTTTCAAATCCAACGCCGTCCGTTATTCGCCCGTTGGGCTCGACAATGTGAACGGCGGCATCCGAATGAAGTGTCTGCTCCTTGTTGAGCCACTCGAGCGAATCGGTATCGACAACCGTCCCTGAGTCACTCACGATATGGACATGCCCGTAGGCCGTCATATTGTTTGTCAGTTGATTGACCCTTGCACTCATGCTTGTAAGAATTGTCGAGTGCTTCCCATCGCGATTGTAAAAATCGACCTTGACGCTGCTATCGAGCCAGGTATAGCGCTTGGTATCGAACTGCTGGATGCGGCCCGCGTGCAGAATCGCTCGGAGCATCCCGCTGGAAGAAAAATTCATCGAGGTGTTATAGCTCACCTGGGTCGGCTTATCTAAACCGACAGGGACACGAATGCCATTCTGTGTCGTACCCGGCATCACCTTCGGACCTTCATCGCAACTCCCAAGAGTCAGCGAGAGCCCCACAACGCAGCCAACGATGATCGAAAGCCTTCTCACGAA contains:
- a CDS encoding RpiB/LacA/LacB family sugar-phosphate isomerase, which gives rise to MRIAIGSDTATELTEALILELEKRGHERIEFGPLNKGDAGRDWPLVAEDVARAVAEQRADEGIVCCWTGTGVAIAANKIAGIRAALIADAETARGARIFNHANILALSLRSTTVPIMQEILDAWFSTPVNEGEAQTEWNRAQIERIRAMEQTL
- a CDS encoding DUF5723 family protein, translating into MVKRLVLLLPLLCIALSANAQEGVERLAPFAHGAGRTYAVTARGLDAVGLNPALLAYGTPRAFELVIAPISSFGISSGSSLSSINNISSAFKTDSVTGNSTLLDQFYHNQVSADLSARIFGLSFSTASIGTFAVTWDVHAAFRSVIPDALLNYVHPPQDTANFVLGTILPPQQVDVQGVWYNEYGISYGKTFFAGSEPGDADIAGGLTLSYVQGIAYMRVNPSSFVSFHEPGIPNPPQSHTNIQTQYSIQFSTSDAFNGKLPNGLSLDLLSGSTAGSGIGVSPAIAVSETPVAGQSPRWRFGLSVTDIGSIRWTSHTDVRRQDSANVIIYTQPQGGGSFSEDSIRSYLKQLGGKLDTTDAPFTSSLPTTLHIAAALDLSVLGIDIPNSSLSVASEFAYGFTDVVGSPQKGRFGLAAIFDRPSTSIAFHTAVGITTQEGTTSLTVALGAGIGNAFFLDLGTSNISGLFSSTGRPDFAAGMKILF
- a CDS encoding HAD-IIIA family hydrolase codes for the protein MPQSKKLTLAEIRRRARQIKLVLTDVDGVLTDTGVYYSAMGEELKRFSIRDGMGMERLRDMGISTAMMTREASPRVEARSKQLKLPFYFPGIWNKREELSRVLSETGFEVSQLAYIGDDLNDVEVMAVIRQEGLTCSPADAMPEAKAVAHYIAKATGGNGAFRDFAEWILKNRK
- a CDS encoding M1 family aminopeptidase, with the translated sequence MKLSAIIGITLIILAPLHFVRGQSVTYIDTDSTFRVTYVRFELTVRPDTEYLIGKVTLRCVARAMPAGHPMRLSMRSVLSIDTLTAGGVAAAYNHVDDTLYLTPSAAYSPGEVFDVAIAYHGYSYGAYIHTFQDWQPTGIPIIWTASEPFGSKQWWPCKDNPAEKVDSADLLITCDLRYSIASNGTLRAVIDHDTSHTFWWHESYPIDHYLLAFACTEFDTLTHWHRWADGDSTRILNYVFPVSTDTMRTDLLLIDTIIDQYEAWFGPYPFRREKYGTCQWHGGGMENQTLSFCNDADWSLLAHETAHQWFGDGITCKTWNDCWLNEGFATYVTDLFGRRRFGQSWVDTDFSLAEAYVTEVTDGRVHQTDSVFQNAPDDYQRGKRVLDGRLVYAKPGLVLHMLNYVLGSDTAFYRCVREYMMGPLRYGVASTEDFRAAIERASGKDLKWFFDEWIYGDGFPQYSIAWSEQDSLVSVAISQRGSSPNSPFFVMPIELRFTGPGLDTMVQVWNNHPLQSYVFQLSKPASLITFDPHNWLLDGASPRSMLVQSSPNNPARLSVMRESNGTYQFTFNLFGAPNVWLEIYDVMGRSVGFVDGGMMANGTESLQWIPNGLASGVYFGRLTTGSGISTIPFVLAP
- a CDS encoding UvrD-helicase domain-containing protein — encoded protein: MPNILSGLNEAQLEAVRNSNGPTMIVAGAGSGKTRVLTHRIAFLLENGVKPWQILSLTFTNKAAREMKERISGMVEPEWASALWMGTFHSVFARLLRRHAKEIGYTSSFTIYDSDDSLSAIKQVMNGLSISKEQFNPNAVRSRISSAKNQLVYPEEYQRLARDFFAEQVAQIYPEYVRVLKSSNAMDFDDLLLKTIDLFDAHPEVLIEYQNKFRYVLVDEYQDTNRAQYAIIKRLAAQSRNLTVVGDDAQSIYAFRGADIGNILDFERDWPEAKIFRLEQNYRSTKNILATAGELIKNNKGQIPKTLFTNNPHGDPVRIIECMDERDEASAVVRAIEDEARKEKLDLRDFAILYRTNAQSRALEDALRRQGIPYTIVGGTAFYKRKEIKDVLGYVRLLVNPTDTESLMRVINYPARGIGQTTLERIQAYARDHGITMLAALESIDFVTAIQPRIAGKIREFVRLIQRYSALKEQMSPGELMRALIDETNILQDLKLENTMDSLARRENIQEFLSAITDYFHEKPEAKLETFLEEVALVSEVDTVDGSKNTVTMMTLHAAKGLEFPVVCITGLEEGLFPSQASKDDAKALEEERRLLYVGITRAKSKCYIYYALARLRFGETVREMPSRFVEELEPSGSTERVTSYGTKPRERQPATEYQRETSYLLSGSPQVNGRTFTRKRRERDPLSRQETAAGPYIDGDSPTNYSQTEETIHRGVRVYHETFGEGRVLEVAGRGEKAKATVEFAKFGRKNLMLKFANLKLL
- the lptC gene encoding LPS export ABC transporter periplasmic protein LptC gives rise to the protein MRRLSIIVGCVVGLSLTLGSCDEGPKVMPGTTQNGIRVPVGLDKPTQVSYNTSMNFSSSGMLRAILHAGRIQQFDTKRYTWLDSSVKVDFYNRDGKHSTILTSMSARVNQLTNNMTAYGHVHIVSDSGTVVDTDSLEWLNKEQTLHSDAAVHIVEPNGRITDGVGFESDQNLEHYHILHPVILAPSGALESGSRTNEKTLKPQEQPIPGAGAFGGAPRVQLPVDTIHRD
- a CDS encoding aminopeptidase P N-terminal domain-containing protein, yielding MQRLSALLVLQFLLLVPGMSIAQDLGHEVSLDTLHKYGLYDVDRLPPSFHANRRKCVLDSMAPHSVAVLLSTREKVRSNDIDYEFHEDPNFYYLTGCLEPKSALILSKDPISVAGHGVHEILFVQQRDPKQETWTGKRLGPEGALAVLRPESALPIDSLNDYLQRLLPHSDSLYYRPIGLKPESDPVYMSAPNESMPSVENPYKVITSTRLSKVLAELREVKMPEELRLMRRAIAISNEAHNAVIRKARPGWYEYQIQGLAESIFTENGAEYTAYPCIVGSGPNSTILHYETNRRQTQPGDFIEMDMGAEYHGYAADVTRSFPISGQFTPEQRTIYSLVLEAQDSGIQACQAGAAFWAAHFAARRVIVRGLLRLGIIKDSNEYRQYFMHGTSHYLGLDVHDAGTGGPLRSGNVLTVEPGIYIPEGSPCDRKWWNIGCRIEDDILITPTGPEILSRNSPRTIPELERLMVRTR
- a CDS encoding 4a-hydroxytetrahydrobiopterin dehydratase; the encoded protein is MPLTPKDRLSTEQITAKLTPLTGWSYNSAKPQIEKNFERKDFVDSTSFIQEIAEIAERHDHHPDLLLHDYKYVQVMLSTHSAGGITQSDFDVAQEIDRIPS
- a CDS encoding dipeptide epimerase; translated protein: MKSRIQRLKAEYSQIILRQPFILSIRSATHANIIRWTLTTEAGESFPGESVPVQYVTGETPESVLELAPKLDAMVRGEQIGDWLAISRGMERAFPEHPAARAGVEIALLNAFAAKAGISAQTLLGAAKAEVETDITISRLPNALEVACEAYNDDFRIFKLKVGGGSVEEDLDRIAGIANALPDARFRLDANQSLTVRSTMDLLDSLQHAGIEIELMEQPVPKEDIRALDEVSRLTAVPIIADEGCRNAREAYRLFAETNVQGVNIKLMKSGILGALDTIAIAKAANRKLMIGCMLEGEIGMAASVALACGSGMFDYIDLDGHLLVDYGHRTSLFRANGPKLSTW